Proteins found in one Arthrobacter pascens genomic segment:
- a CDS encoding single-stranded DNA-binding protein → MGDFITVRGFVATDITTSTTPGGVATASFRIGSTGRRYDRSSGAWVDGHTNWFRVQGYRQLAGNLGCSIRKGQPVIVVGRLRMRSWEKDGRIYHSAEIDAESVGHDLTLGSANFIRTVKNSPQTAPDDALPAEDGPEAAGSIFGDRDFAEEDAAPEDVMVEDVNGDYVSVDTETGELAGSAA, encoded by the coding sequence ATGGGTGACTTCATTACGGTCCGCGGCTTCGTCGCCACAGACATCACAACATCCACAACGCCCGGGGGCGTCGCCACGGCATCATTCCGGATTGGCTCCACGGGCCGGCGGTACGACCGCTCCTCGGGCGCCTGGGTCGATGGCCACACAAACTGGTTCAGGGTCCAGGGCTATCGTCAGTTGGCCGGAAACCTGGGCTGCAGCATCCGCAAAGGACAGCCTGTCATTGTCGTGGGGCGGCTGAGGATGCGCAGCTGGGAAAAGGATGGCCGGATTTATCATTCTGCTGAAATCGATGCCGAATCCGTGGGCCACGATCTGACCCTTGGCTCGGCCAATTTCATCCGGACGGTCAAGAACAGCCCGCAGACGGCCCCGGATGATGCTCTTCCCGCTGAGGATGGGCCTGAGGCCGCAGGCAGCATTTTCGGGGACCGCGACTTCGCCGAGGAGGACGCCGCGCCGGAGGACGTCATGGTCGAGGACGTGAACGGGGACTACGTCTCCGTGGATACGGAAACCGGGGAACTCGCCGGATCTGCGGCCTGA
- a CDS encoding DUF6993 domain-containing protein, translating into MTSTRDHRRKKSDAAGPGSSASAGVPRRLVFIAAAGCIAVAAALSACTGGQQPGPSASRADPGASSPAGAAAQTAPAPAAGAAQGTSTAAAEDPATAALKQTLTDALNRLAAGTPKPATAQVAEALTGAGIPATALEVSESSTPTGLEADAVEAAVLQGGDCVVGQIRDGGVTVTVLPVLSSGKCFVGAAA; encoded by the coding sequence ATGACGAGCACCAGGGATCACCGGCGGAAAAAATCAGATGCTGCCGGGCCGGGGTCCTCAGCATCCGCCGGTGTCCCGAGGCGCCTGGTTTTCATCGCTGCCGCTGGCTGCATTGCCGTTGCCGCGGCGTTGTCGGCGTGCACCGGCGGGCAGCAGCCCGGGCCGTCGGCATCCAGGGCGGATCCGGGGGCTTCATCGCCAGCCGGTGCGGCGGCACAAACAGCGCCGGCACCGGCTGCCGGTGCTGCACAGGGAACCAGTACCGCCGCTGCCGAGGACCCCGCAACGGCTGCGCTGAAGCAGACCCTCACCGACGCGCTGAACCGGCTGGCCGCCGGCACCCCGAAGCCCGCAACGGCCCAGGTGGCGGAGGCACTGACCGGGGCGGGCATCCCTGCCACAGCCCTGGAAGTCTCCGAAAGCAGCACGCCTACCGGGCTGGAAGCGGACGCCGTCGAAGCTGCCGTGCTGCAGGGCGGCGACTGCGTGGTCGGCCAGATCCGTGACGGCGGCGTCACGGTGACCGTTCTTCCCGTCCTGTCCAGCGGCAAGTGCTTTGTTGGGGCAGCCGCCTGA
- the ettA gene encoding energy-dependent translational throttle protein EttA, with translation MAEFIYTMTKARKAVGEKLILDDVSMSFFPGAKIGVVGPNGAGKSTILKIMAGLDTPSNGEARLSPGYSVGILLQEPPLNEEKTVLGNVQEGVGEIYGKIQRFNEISEEMASPDADYDRLLEEMGHLQEAIDAADAWDLDSQLEQAMDALRCPPADADVTLLSGGERRRVALCKLLLQKPDLLLLDEPTNHLDAESVLWLEQHLSSYAGAVLAVTHDRYFLDHVAEWIAEVDRGHLYPYEGNYSTYLEKKRARLEVQGKKDAKQAKRLTEELEWVRSNAKGRQTKSKARLARYEEMAAEADRTRKLDFEEIQIPPGPRLGGVVLEAKNLQKGFDDRTLIDGLSFSLPRNGIVGVIGPNGVGKSTLFKTIVGIEPLDGGELKIGDSVKISYADQNRGGIDPNKTLWEVVSDGLDFIQVGHVEMPSRAYVAAFGFKGPDQQKKAGVLSGGERNRLNLALTLKQGGNLLLLDEPTNDLDVETLSSLENALLEFPGCAVVVSHDRWFLDRVATHILAYEGDDENPSKWYWFEGNFESYEENKVERLGPDAAKPHRVTHRRLTRD, from the coding sequence ATGGCGGAATTTATCTACACAATGACCAAGGCCCGTAAGGCCGTTGGCGAAAAACTCATTCTTGACGACGTAAGCATGTCCTTCTTTCCGGGCGCCAAAATTGGTGTTGTTGGCCCGAACGGTGCCGGTAAGTCCACCATCCTCAAGATCATGGCCGGGCTGGATACCCCCTCCAACGGTGAGGCCCGGCTCAGCCCTGGCTACAGCGTGGGGATCCTGCTGCAGGAACCGCCGCTGAACGAGGAAAAAACTGTCTTGGGCAACGTCCAGGAAGGCGTTGGTGAGATCTACGGAAAAATCCAGCGCTTCAACGAGATCTCCGAGGAAATGGCCAGCCCGGACGCTGACTACGACCGGCTGCTCGAAGAAATGGGTCACCTGCAGGAGGCCATTGACGCCGCCGATGCCTGGGACCTCGATTCCCAGCTCGAGCAGGCCATGGACGCCCTCCGCTGCCCGCCCGCCGATGCTGACGTCACCCTGCTTTCCGGCGGTGAGCGACGCCGCGTGGCGCTCTGCAAGCTGCTGCTGCAGAAGCCTGACCTGCTGCTGCTCGATGAGCCCACCAACCACCTGGACGCCGAGAGCGTGCTGTGGCTGGAGCAGCACCTCTCCAGCTACGCCGGCGCAGTACTGGCCGTCACCCACGACCGGTACTTCCTTGACCACGTGGCGGAATGGATCGCCGAGGTGGACCGTGGCCACCTGTACCCCTATGAGGGAAACTACTCCACCTACCTGGAGAAGAAGCGGGCGCGCCTGGAGGTCCAGGGCAAGAAGGACGCCAAGCAGGCCAAGCGCCTTACCGAGGAATTGGAATGGGTCCGCTCCAACGCCAAGGGCCGCCAGACCAAGTCCAAGGCACGTCTTGCCCGCTACGAGGAGATGGCCGCCGAGGCGGACCGCACCCGGAAGCTTGACTTCGAAGAGATCCAGATTCCGCCTGGACCGCGCCTGGGCGGAGTGGTCCTGGAAGCGAAGAACCTGCAGAAGGGCTTCGACGACCGTACCCTGATCGATGGGCTCTCGTTCAGCCTTCCGCGGAATGGCATTGTGGGCGTCATCGGCCCCAATGGGGTGGGCAAGTCCACGCTGTTCAAGACCATCGTGGGCATAGAACCCCTCGACGGCGGCGAGCTGAAGATCGGCGACTCCGTCAAGATCTCCTACGCTGACCAGAACCGCGGCGGCATCGATCCCAACAAGACCCTGTGGGAAGTTGTTTCCGACGGCCTGGACTTCATCCAGGTGGGCCACGTGGAAATGCCGTCCCGCGCCTACGTTGCGGCGTTCGGCTTCAAGGGACCGGACCAGCAAAAGAAGGCGGGGGTGCTCTCCGGCGGTGAGCGAAACCGGCTGAACCTGGCCCTGACCCTCAAGCAGGGCGGCAACCTGCTGCTCCTTGACGAACCGACCAACGACCTCGACGTCGAGACCCTCAGCAGCCTGGAAAACGCGCTGCTTGAGTTCCCCGGCTGCGCCGTGGTGGTCTCGCACGACCGCTGGTTCCTGGACCGGGTGGCCACACACATCCTGGCCTACGAAGGCGACGACGAAAACCCGTCCAAGTGGTACTGGTTCGAGGGGAACTTCGAATCCTACGAGGAGAACAAGGTGGAGCGCCTCGGACCGGATGCGGCCAAGCCGCACCGCGTCACGCACCGCCGCCTGACCCGCGACTGA